A single Marinitoga aeolica DNA region contains:
- a CDS encoding heavy-metal-associated domain-containing protein: MDLVLSVPDMGCQHCVMKITNALNEIGVKSFDVKLDEKKVYIQSPSCDVELILRKLEEIDYPAEIVME; the protein is encoded by the coding sequence ATGGATTTAGTATTATCAGTACCAGATATGGGTTGTCAACATTGTGTAATGAAAATCACAAACGCTTTAAATGAAATAGGAGTAAAAAGTTTTGACGTGAAACTAGATGAAAAGAAAGTATATATTCAATCTCCAAGCTGCGATGTTGAATTAATTTTAAGAAAATTAGAAGAAATAGATTATCCTGCTGAGA